Below is a window of Paraburkholderia azotifigens DNA.
CGGGGGACGGTGGTAAAAACTATCAATTCCCTGCAACCGATGTGACCGGATTCTATCAGGGTTTTATAGATCGTCAACACTATAGAATGTCAAAACTATAACCAATTGTAATAATGAACAGTGTTCAGGAGCTTCAAGCGCCCTGCATACGGGCCTTTGCAGCCGATTGACATTTTCCGTATTCAACGTGCGCTTCCTAACGCAGGTAAAATCGACAATCCATTCGGCGCGGTCGTTCGTCATCCGCTCGTCACCGTGCCGCCTGCTTTTCCCGCTCTTGCAGCACTGCCAGAACAGACCGATGAAATACAAAGACCTGCGTGACTTCGCGAGCCGCCTCGAATCGCTTGGCGAGTTGCGCCGCATCTCGCAAAAGGTGTCGCCTATCCTGGAAATGACGGAGCTGTGCGATCGCGTGCTGCGCGCAGGCGGCCCCGCGCTGCTGTTCGAGTCGAAGGAGACGCATGCGTTCCCGGTGCTCGGCAATCTGTTCGGCACGCCGCGGCGCGTCGCGCTCGGCATGGGTATCGATTCGGCCACGCCGAGCGACGCCAGCGGCGATCAGGCGGCGCTCGAATCGCTGCGCGACGTCGGGCGTCTGCTGTCTGCACTGAAGGAGCCGGAGCCGCCCAAGGGCCTCAAGGACGCCGGCAAGCTGCTATCGCTGGCGAAGGCGGTCTGGGACATGGCGCCGAAGACGGTGAGCGGCCCGCCCTGCCAGGAAATCGTCTGGGAGGGCAACGATGTCGATCTCGCGAAATTGCCCATTCAGACCTGCTGGCCGGGCGACGCGGGTCCGCTGATCACCTGGGGCCTCACGGTCACGCGCGGGCCGAACAAGACGCGGCAAAACCTGGGGATCTACCGGCAGCAGGTGATCGGGCGCAACAAGGTCATCATGCGCTGGCTCGCGCATCGCGGCGGCGCGCTCGACTTCCGCGAGTTCGCGTTGAAGAATCCCGGCAAGCCGTATCCCGTTGCGGTCGTGCTGGGCGCCGATCCGGCGACGATCCTCGGCGCGGTGACGCCCGTGCCCGACACGCTGTCCGAATACCAGTTCGCGGGGCTGCTGCGCGGCGGCCGCACGGAGCTCGCGAAGTGCATCACGCCGGGCGTCGATACGCTGCAGGTGCCCGCGCGCGCGGAGATCGTGCTCGAAGGCTTCATCTATCCGCAGGAAGGTCAGCCGGCGGCCACGCCCGACGGTGCGCCGCCGCGTCCGTCGAAAGGCGCAAGCGCATCCTATGAGCATGCGCTCGAAGGCCCGTATGGCGATCACACGGGCTACTACAACGAGCAGGAATGGTTTCCCGTTTTCACGATCGAGCGCATCACGATGCGCCGCGACGCGATCTATCACTCCACCTACACGGGCAAACCGCCCGACGAGCCGGCCGTGCTGGGCGTCGCGCTGAACGAGGTGTTCGTGCCGCTGCTGCAAAAGCAGTTCACCGAAATCACCGACTTCTATCTGCCGCCCGAAGGCTGCAGCTACCGGATGGCGATCGTGCAGATGAAGAAGAGCTATCCGGGCCACGCAAAGCGCGTGATGTTCGGCGTGTGGA
It encodes the following:
- a CDS encoding UbiD family decarboxylase encodes the protein MKYKDLRDFASRLESLGELRRISQKVSPILEMTELCDRVLRAGGPALLFESKETHAFPVLGNLFGTPRRVALGMGIDSATPSDASGDQAALESLRDVGRLLSALKEPEPPKGLKDAGKLLSLAKAVWDMAPKTVSGPPCQEIVWEGNDVDLAKLPIQTCWPGDAGPLITWGLTVTRGPNKTRQNLGIYRQQVIGRNKVIMRWLAHRGGALDFREFALKNPGKPYPVAVVLGADPATILGAVTPVPDTLSEYQFAGLLRGGRTELAKCITPGVDTLQVPARAEIVLEGFIYPQEGQPAATPDGAPPRPSKGASASYEHALEGPYGDHTGYYNEQEWFPVFTIERITMRRDAIYHSTYTGKPPDEPAVLGVALNEVFVPLLQKQFTEITDFYLPPEGCSYRMAIVQMKKSYPGHAKRVMFGVWSFLRQFMYTKFIVVVDEDVNIRDWKEVIWAITTRIDPTRDTVLVDRTPIDYLDFASPVAGLGSKMGLDATSKWPGETDREWGRPIVMDDAVKARIDGLWNELGL